Proteins encoded by one window of Salmonirosea aquatica:
- a CDS encoding ATP-binding protein, whose translation MMNRGQLIELIEELVKQPNESEWVEFKLNFHSPEEIGERLSALSNGACIHNQPFGYLVFGVEDKTHVVKGTTFKAKSHKKGGEDLEHWLANRLNPRIDFIVYEFDYDAQIHISIYVIPATRNRPVDFLNISYIRVGSITRKLTEFPEKEAKIWRKETVSFEKEIAKDNLTSSDIVKFLSTEAYFDLLQIPYPSNQQGVIDKFVEEGLVVRKSGYAITKLAAILFAKNLGDFENVERKSIRVIVYKGKNKVETEREQTGIRGYALGFGGLVDWVNSKLPANEEIGKALRKDTRMYPEIAVRELIANALVHQDFSVKGFPMIEIFTDRIEISNSGTPLVTPERFIDAYISRNEKLADLMRRLGFCEEKGSGLDKVIFYNELYQLPPINIIVSENRTRITLFSYKSLNDLDKKEKIRACYQHACLKYVSNEKMTNQSLRDRFKIEDHNYSIASRIIRDTIEAELVKEDDPDNKSRKYASYIPYWA comes from the coding sequence ATGATGAACAGAGGCCAATTGATTGAGCTTATAGAAGAATTAGTAAAACAACCTAACGAAAGTGAATGGGTAGAATTCAAACTCAATTTCCATTCTCCTGAGGAGATTGGAGAAAGGCTTTCAGCTTTGTCAAATGGTGCTTGCATTCATAATCAACCATTTGGTTACCTAGTTTTTGGAGTAGAAGATAAAACCCATGTTGTAAAGGGAACTACATTTAAAGCCAAATCTCACAAAAAAGGAGGTGAAGATCTAGAACATTGGTTAGCTAATCGCCTTAACCCAAGAATTGATTTTATAGTTTATGAATTTGATTACGATGCGCAAATCCATATCTCAATCTACGTGATCCCAGCCACTAGAAATCGTCCCGTTGATTTTTTGAATATTTCATACATTCGAGTAGGTTCCATTACTAGGAAACTGACCGAATTCCCAGAAAAAGAGGCTAAAATTTGGAGAAAAGAAACAGTTTCTTTTGAGAAGGAAATAGCAAAAGATAATCTAACTTCTTCCGACATAGTAAAATTTCTTAGCACAGAAGCATATTTCGACTTACTACAAATCCCCTACCCCTCTAACCAGCAAGGAGTTATTGATAAGTTTGTAGAAGAAGGATTAGTAGTAAGAAAATCAGGATATGCCATTACCAAACTTGCAGCCATTCTGTTTGCTAAGAATTTGGGCGACTTCGAAAATGTGGAAAGGAAATCCATCAGAGTAATTGTATACAAAGGAAAGAATAAAGTAGAAACCGAGAGAGAACAAACTGGAATAAGGGGATACGCTTTGGGATTCGGAGGTTTGGTCGATTGGGTTAATAGTAAACTACCTGCCAATGAAGAGATTGGAAAGGCCCTTCGAAAAGATACTCGGATGTATCCAGAGATAGCTGTTCGTGAACTCATTGCTAATGCATTAGTACATCAGGATTTTTCTGTCAAAGGATTTCCGATGATTGAGATATTTACAGATCGCATTGAAATTTCAAACTCAGGTACACCTCTTGTGACGCCAGAAAGATTTATTGATGCCTATATATCAAGAAATGAAAAGCTTGCAGATTTAATGAGACGATTGGGCTTTTGTGAGGAGAAAGGGAGTGGATTAGACAAAGTGATATTTTATAACGAGTTATACCAACTTCCTCCAATCAACATCATTGTTTCTGAAAATCGAACAAGGATTACTTTATTCAGTTATAAGTCTCTGAACGATTTAGATAAAAAGGAAAAAATCAGAGCTTGTTATCAACATGCCTGTCTCAAATATGTCTCCAATGAGAAAATGACTAACCAATCTCTAAGAGATAGGTTTAAAATAGAGGATCATAATTATTCAATTGCATCAAGGATTATTCGAGATACAATTGAAGCAGAATTAGTTAAGGAAGATGATCCAGACAATAAATCAAGGAAATATGCCAGCTATATACCTTATTGGGCCTAG
- the tatC gene encoding twin-arginine translocase subunit TatC: MALDQEFEEESEEGVEMSFLEHLEELRWNILRAIGAILVFTILGWIYVNEIYHYIVIAPAKTDFWTYRMMCKLGKAVGADGLCIDKIDFELQALGVGEQFSMALTSSVIVGLVFAFPYAFWEIWRFIRPGLKKYERRAARGAVFYVTFLFFSGVLFGYYVVTPLALNFLANFKLDESIINEFSISSYIGMVATLTLACGLAFQLPIVVFVLSRVGILTPSLMREYRRHAIIVILIAAAIITPSADIYSQILVAMPLTLLYEVSIIVSGRVQKAKAREEARLAKAYEQRTGTPGNESENE; the protein is encoded by the coding sequence ATGGCATTAGACCAGGAGTTTGAAGAAGAATCAGAAGAAGGAGTAGAAATGAGTTTTCTGGAGCATCTCGAAGAGCTCCGCTGGAATATTCTCCGCGCCATAGGCGCTATTTTAGTTTTCACAATATTAGGCTGGATATACGTCAATGAAATCTACCACTATATCGTAATAGCCCCCGCCAAGACCGATTTCTGGACCTACCGAATGATGTGTAAGTTGGGAAAAGCGGTAGGTGCCGATGGACTTTGTATTGATAAAATCGATTTTGAGTTGCAGGCGCTGGGGGTAGGTGAGCAATTTTCGATGGCCCTCACTTCTTCGGTCATTGTCGGTTTGGTCTTCGCATTTCCCTACGCTTTCTGGGAAATCTGGCGTTTTATCAGACCGGGTCTAAAAAAATACGAGCGCCGCGCTGCGCGTGGGGCGGTTTTCTACGTGACTTTCCTCTTTTTCTCAGGCGTGTTATTTGGCTACTACGTCGTTACCCCGCTAGCCCTCAACTTCCTGGCCAATTTCAAACTCGACGAATCGATCATCAATGAATTCAGCATTAGTTCGTACATCGGTATGGTGGCGACACTGACATTGGCCTGCGGGCTGGCTTTTCAGCTACCGATTGTCGTGTTTGTACTGTCGCGTGTGGGCATTCTGACGCCCTCGCTGATGCGCGAGTACCGACGCCATGCAATAATCGTGATCCTGATTGCGGCCGCGATCATAACGCCTTCGGCTGATATCTACAGTCAGATCCTCGTAGCCATGCCCTTGACCCTGCTTTATGAGGTCAGCATTATCGTATCGGGACGGGTGCAGAAAGCCAAAGCCCGCGAAGAAGCACGGCTGGCCAAAGCCTATGAACAAAGGACAGGAACGCCCGGCAACGAATCAGAAAATGAATAA
- a CDS encoding fumarylacetoacetate hydrolase family protein — MKLYRTLHGILLEKEDQYYRLHESDWDTVVNRDDLYDWLVTQTESLLLLPFNDSSPMPEVVAPIGTQEVWASGVTYFRSREARMEESEKAGGGSFYDRVYSAERPELFFKANAWRVVGDSGEVRIRKDSGWDVPEPELTLFATSSGKLVGYTIGNDMSSRSIEGENPLYLPQAKSYRGSAALGPCLYVPAEPLSPESEISIAIIRGGEEIFGNTVQLNQMKRKPEELLGYLFRELDFPQGAYLMTGTGIIPPSEFTLQSGDKIYITIEPIGTLVTTVA, encoded by the coding sequence ATGAAACTCTACCGCACGCTGCACGGCATCCTGCTGGAAAAAGAAGACCAATACTATCGCCTCCACGAATCCGACTGGGATACCGTCGTGAACCGCGACGATCTGTACGATTGGCTCGTGACCCAAACCGAAAGTTTGCTTTTGCTCCCTTTCAACGATAGCTCGCCCATGCCCGAGGTAGTCGCGCCCATTGGTACGCAGGAGGTGTGGGCGTCGGGTGTGACCTACTTCCGCAGCCGCGAGGCGCGTATGGAGGAGTCGGAGAAAGCCGGAGGCGGTAGTTTTTACGACCGCGTCTATTCCGCCGAACGCCCCGAATTATTCTTCAAAGCCAACGCCTGGCGCGTCGTGGGCGATTCGGGCGAGGTACGCATCCGCAAGGATTCGGGCTGGGATGTACCCGAACCCGAACTGACGCTGTTTGCTACTTCGTCGGGTAAACTGGTGGGCTACACCATCGGCAACGACATGAGTTCGCGCAGCATCGAGGGCGAGAATCCGCTGTACCTACCCCAGGCGAAATCGTACCGGGGCAGTGCCGCCCTGGGCCCCTGCCTGTACGTACCGGCCGAGCCGCTTTCGCCCGAAAGCGAAATCAGCATCGCCATCATCCGCGGTGGTGAAGAAATATTTGGCAATACGGTGCAGCTCAACCAAATGAAACGCAAGCCCGAAGAATTGCTGGGGTACCTGTTCCGGGAGTTGGATTTTCCGCAAGGTGCCTACCTCATGACGGGCACGGGTATCATTCCTCCTTCGGAGTTTACGCTGCAATCGGGCGATAAAATCTATATAACCATCGAGCCCATAGGTACCCTCGTGACTACGGTAGCGTGA
- a CDS encoding aminotransferase class I/II-fold pyridoxal phosphate-dependent enzyme, whose protein sequence is MTETFLTHSLPDRTVILDDGREFLWFSGTDYLGMGHDEQFQAFLIEGIRTYGTHFGSSRNNTLRLAVYEEAEEALAAYVQAPAALAVSSGMWAGQLVMKAMEKLSARFHYAPRVHPALWGKNYVPTNGTWADWVGDTIRQIEESDTEETHVVCTDSIGSPWVDAYDLTLLHGLPDNRPIWLIVDDSHSLGVLGLDGQGIFSQLPQTNTIRSIVTSSLNKALGIPGGVIFGSMGTIEELRQTPWFAGSSPAAPAYFYALRRNLSAKVYQKAHGALLANLAYFSEKVPPSGLFSSVEAYPAYCSRRADLYSFLYQAGILTSCFAYPQPTDEPVTRLVITARHQKQDLDRLAEVLLQF, encoded by the coding sequence ATGACAGAAACATTCCTTACGCATTCCCTACCTGACCGGACGGTCATCCTGGACGATGGACGTGAATTTCTGTGGTTTAGTGGCACGGACTACCTCGGTATGGGACATGACGAACAATTTCAGGCTTTTCTGATCGAAGGCATCCGAACCTACGGTACCCACTTCGGCAGTTCGCGCAACAATACCCTGCGGCTGGCAGTCTATGAGGAGGCCGAAGAGGCACTGGCGGCCTATGTCCAGGCTCCGGCTGCCCTGGCGGTTTCTTCCGGCATGTGGGCCGGGCAACTAGTAATGAAGGCCATGGAGAAGCTTTCGGCCCGCTTCCACTATGCACCCCGCGTACATCCCGCCTTATGGGGTAAGAACTACGTTCCTACGAACGGTACCTGGGCCGATTGGGTAGGGGATACCATCCGGCAAATAGAGGAAAGTGATACAGAAGAAACCCATGTGGTATGTACCGATTCCATTGGTTCGCCCTGGGTAGATGCCTATGACCTGACGTTATTGCACGGTTTGCCCGACAATCGACCTATCTGGCTTATCGTGGACGATTCGCATAGCCTTGGCGTACTGGGACTGGACGGACAGGGTATATTTTCGCAGCTACCTCAAACGAATACCATACGTTCCATCGTAACCTCTTCGCTGAACAAGGCTCTGGGCATACCGGGTGGAGTTATTTTTGGAAGTATGGGTACCATCGAGGAGTTGCGCCAGACGCCTTGGTTTGCGGGAAGTTCACCGGCGGCGCCGGCTTATTTCTATGCATTGCGGAGGAATCTTTCCGCCAAAGTCTACCAGAAAGCACACGGAGCACTTCTGGCTAACCTGGCTTATTTCTCAGAAAAAGTGCCGCCATCCGGCCTGTTTAGCTCAGTGGAGGCCTACCCGGCTTATTGCAGCCGCAGGGCTGATCTGTACTCGTTCTTGTATCAGGCGGGTATCCTGACTTCCTGTTTTGCCTATCCGCAGCCTACCGACGAACCCGTGACCCGGCTTGTGATAACAGCCCGCCACCAAAAGCAAGACCTCGACCGTTTGGCCGAGGTCTTGCTTCAATTCTGA
- the nagB gene encoding glucosamine-6-phosphate deaminase, with protein sequence MQAADNESVAHGTGSIGQPITYEKIPTHIYADSKAASTAVAREIADLIREKQKENKPCVLGLATGSSPKTVYAELVRMHREEGLSFRNVVSFNLDEYYPMEPDSIYSYHRFMKEQLFDLVDIPEGNYLLPDGTIPVSQIQEHSRAYEAKIAAAGGLDFQLLGIGGNGHVGFNEPGSLINARTRLIALDHSTRAAAAMEFGGLAQVPRKAITLGIAPILNAKRIVLLAWGERKASVIRGAVEGPVTERNPASYLQAHPNVTFVIDERAASELTRMKTPWAVDSVVWDNQMIKKAVTYLSQHLGKPILKLTDKDYNDNGMSDLLAQSGAGYEINIDIFNQLQHTITGWPGGKPNADDTNRPERKDPARKKVIIFSPHPDDDIISMGGTFQRLVDQGHEVHVAYQTSGNIAVADDEALRFIDFVVDFNERFSIANTTITNKIFHDAKEFLKTKKDSEVDTPEVRHVKGLIRRGEAKATCRFVGVPDAQVHFLDMPFYESGTVQKKPIGEEDIRIIEKLIQEVKPEQIYAAGDFADPHGTHKVCWDAIEAAIGRLKHKNFMKDCWVWLYRGAWAEWDIHEIEMAVPMSPDQVFKKRMGIFKHQSQKDGVVFQGDDSREFWQRAEERNQGTAQLYDQLGLAEYEAMEAFVRWRF encoded by the coding sequence ATGCAGGCTGCCGACAACGAGTCAGTAGCGCATGGCACCGGGAGTATCGGACAGCCCATCACCTACGAAAAAATCCCGACCCACATCTATGCGGATTCCAAGGCGGCCTCAACGGCCGTTGCCCGTGAGATTGCCGATCTGATCCGGGAAAAGCAAAAGGAAAATAAGCCCTGCGTGCTGGGACTGGCCACGGGATCATCGCCCAAAACGGTGTATGCCGAACTGGTGCGGATGCACCGCGAGGAAGGGTTGAGCTTCCGGAATGTGGTTTCTTTCAATCTGGACGAATACTACCCGATGGAGCCGGATTCGATCTACAGCTATCACCGGTTCATGAAGGAGCAGTTGTTCGATCTGGTGGATATTCCTGAGGGAAACTACCTTCTCCCCGATGGTACCATTCCGGTTTCGCAAATTCAGGAGCATAGCCGTGCCTATGAGGCCAAGATTGCGGCCGCTGGTGGCCTCGATTTCCAGCTGTTGGGTATTGGGGGCAACGGGCACGTGGGCTTCAATGAACCCGGATCGCTCATTAACGCCCGTACCCGCCTCATCGCCCTCGACCACTCCACGCGGGCGGCAGCGGCCATGGAATTCGGTGGACTGGCTCAGGTACCCCGCAAAGCCATTACCCTGGGGATCGCACCCATCCTGAATGCCAAGCGGATCGTGCTGCTGGCCTGGGGCGAGCGCAAAGCCAGCGTGATCCGAGGGGCGGTGGAAGGTCCGGTGACCGAACGAAATCCGGCCTCTTACCTACAGGCGCACCCAAATGTTACCTTTGTCATCGACGAGCGGGCTGCCTCGGAACTGACCCGGATGAAAACTCCCTGGGCGGTAGATTCGGTGGTGTGGGACAATCAGATGATCAAGAAGGCGGTGACCTACCTTTCGCAGCATCTTGGCAAGCCAATCCTGAAACTCACGGACAAAGACTACAATGACAACGGGATGAGTGACCTACTGGCGCAGTCGGGGGCAGGTTATGAGATCAACATCGACATTTTCAATCAATTACAGCATACGATCACGGGCTGGCCGGGCGGAAAACCCAACGCCGACGACACCAACCGGCCCGAGCGGAAAGACCCTGCCCGCAAGAAAGTGATTATTTTCAGTCCCCACCCCGACGACGATATTATTTCCATGGGGGGTACCTTCCAGCGTTTGGTCGATCAGGGACACGAGGTACATGTAGCGTATCAGACCTCGGGCAATATTGCCGTAGCAGACGACGAAGCCCTGCGCTTTATTGATTTTGTGGTGGATTTCAACGAGCGCTTCTCGATTGCGAACACCACCATTACCAACAAAATTTTCCATGATGCGAAGGAATTCCTGAAAACCAAGAAAGACAGCGAGGTCGATACGCCGGAAGTGCGCCATGTGAAGGGCCTCATCCGCCGGGGCGAAGCCAAGGCTACTTGCCGCTTCGTGGGGGTACCCGATGCGCAGGTACATTTTCTGGACATGCCGTTCTACGAATCCGGTACCGTGCAGAAGAAACCCATTGGCGAAGAGGATATTCGGATTATCGAAAAACTGATTCAGGAAGTAAAGCCCGAGCAAATCTACGCCGCCGGCGATTTTGCCGATCCACATGGTACCCACAAGGTTTGCTGGGATGCCATCGAAGCCGCCATCGGGCGGTTGAAGCACAAGAATTTCATGAAGGATTGCTGGGTCTGGCTGTACCGCGGTGCCTGGGCCGAGTGGGATATTCACGAAATAGAAATGGCCGTGCCGATGAGTCCCGACCAGGTATTCAAGAAACGGATGGGAATTTTTAAGCACCAGTCCCAGAAAGACGGTGTAGTGTTCCAGGGCGACGATTCGCGGGAGTTCTGGCAGCGCGCCGAGGAACGCAATCAGGGTACTGCCCAACTGTACGACCAACTCGGCCTGGCCGAGTATGAGGCCATGGAAGCCTTTGTGCGGTGGCGGTTTTAG
- a CDS encoding DUF433 domain-containing protein, whose amino-acid sequence MSVLLDRITINPKICHGKPIIRNKRYPVELILDLLSAGSTHGEILADYPALEEEDILACLAYATKLSRVVST is encoded by the coding sequence ATGAGTGTTCTACTGGACAGAATTACTATAAATCCCAAAATTTGCCATGGCAAGCCCATCATTCGCAATAAGCGGTATCCCGTAGAATTGATTTTGGATTTGCTGTCAGCGGGTAGTACGCATGGGGAAATTCTGGCGGATTATCCGGCACTCGAAGAAGAGGACATTCTGGCGTGCCTGGCCTATGCCACCAAACTATCCAGAGTTGTTTCCACCTGA
- the uvrA gene encoding excinuclease ABC subunit UvrA, translated as MTNQPEVSTEEIPFEDLDPRRYILIKGARVHNLKNIDVAIPRNKLVVVTGLSGSGKSSLAFDTLFAEGQRMYVESLSSYARQFLGRMEKPEVEYIRGVSPAIAIEQKVNTRNPRSTVGTSTEIYDYLKLLFARIGITYSPVSGEIVRKDTVTDVVDYILSHDEGTRVYIMAPLLVRPGRTLPEELNILLSKGYNRIVRGGETQFIEEVLESEALAEISEAEELFILIDRAAVQHDDEDTQYRLSDSVQTAFFEGEGTCTVEIVGGEKRVFSDKFELDGILFEEPSVNLFSFNNPYGACKRCEGFGKVLGIDPDLVIPDKSLSVFEGAVAPWRTEKMSEWLKPLLRNGIRFDFPIHRPYKDLSKAEKDLLWTGNSYFRGLDAFFQEVERQTHKIQYRVMLSRYRGRTTCPDCRGSRLRKDAAYVKIGGASITDLVLQSINDALDFFKNLELDENDQQIARRILTEINNRLEYMVRVGLGYLTLNRLTNSLSGGEFQRIKLATSLGSALVGSMYILDEPSIGLHPRDTQRLVGVLESLRDLGNTVIVVEHEEEVMHAADQIIDIGPEAGTGGGQLVFQGDWDTIKAYGEAARETTSAHSYTLDFLLGDDSIPVPTFRRKFTHFLEIKGARENNLKDVQVKFPLGTLTVVTGVSGSGKSTLVRKLLYPALMRSKGEYGEDVGKFDELSGSLDRVEAVEMIDQNPIGKSSRSNPVTYIKAYDYIRQMMADLPLAKARGYKPSHFSFNVDGGRCEVCQGEGQVKIEMQFMADIYLTCEGCDGRRFKQEILEVKYHDKDVADILDMTVDDAIAFFKGNEDRLVEKLQPLQDVGLGYVTLGQSSNTLSGGEAQRVKLASFLGKGNSNKGKTLFIFDEPTTGLHFHDIKKLLAAINALVDQGDSVIIIEHNMEVIKSADWIIDLGPDGGDGGGYITFTGTPEEMVHLEGNHTADYLKGKISL; from the coding sequence ATGACAAACCAACCCGAAGTTTCTACCGAAGAAATTCCTTTTGAAGACCTCGATCCCCGCCGCTATATCCTGATCAAAGGCGCGCGGGTCCACAACCTTAAAAATATCGACGTAGCCATTCCCCGCAACAAACTGGTGGTGGTCACGGGGCTTTCCGGCTCCGGCAAATCGTCGCTGGCCTTCGATACGCTTTTTGCGGAGGGGCAGCGCATGTACGTCGAGAGCCTGAGCAGCTACGCCCGGCAGTTTCTGGGCCGCATGGAAAAACCCGAGGTGGAGTACATCCGGGGCGTGTCGCCTGCCATTGCCATCGAGCAGAAGGTCAACACCCGTAACCCGCGCTCGACGGTAGGTACCAGTACCGAAATTTACGATTATCTCAAACTGCTCTTCGCCCGTATCGGCATCACCTACTCGCCTGTGTCGGGTGAGATCGTGCGCAAGGATACCGTCACCGATGTAGTGGATTACATACTTTCGCACGACGAAGGTACCCGGGTGTACATCATGGCGCCGCTGCTGGTGCGGCCGGGACGTACCTTGCCGGAGGAACTCAATATTCTGCTTTCCAAGGGCTACAACCGCATTGTGCGCGGCGGTGAAACCCAATTCATCGAAGAAGTACTCGAAAGCGAAGCACTCGCCGAGATTTCCGAGGCCGAGGAATTGTTCATCCTCATCGACCGCGCCGCCGTGCAGCACGACGACGAAGACACGCAATACCGCCTTTCCGATTCGGTGCAGACGGCGTTTTTCGAAGGCGAAGGTACCTGTACCGTCGAAATTGTGGGTGGCGAGAAGCGGGTATTTTCGGATAAATTTGAGCTGGATGGCATTCTATTCGAGGAGCCGAGCGTCAATCTGTTCAGTTTCAACAATCCCTACGGAGCCTGCAAGCGGTGCGAGGGCTTCGGCAAGGTACTGGGCATCGATCCCGACCTGGTGATTCCCGATAAAAGCCTTTCGGTGTTCGAGGGAGCCGTAGCTCCCTGGCGAACGGAGAAAATGAGCGAATGGCTCAAGCCACTCCTGCGCAACGGCATCCGCTTCGATTTTCCGATTCACCGTCCGTATAAGGATTTGAGTAAAGCGGAAAAAGACCTGCTCTGGACCGGCAACAGCTACTTCCGCGGCCTGGATGCTTTTTTCCAGGAAGTCGAAAGGCAAACGCATAAAATTCAGTACCGCGTGATGCTCTCGCGGTACCGGGGCCGCACGACTTGTCCCGACTGCCGGGGCTCGCGGCTGCGGAAAGATGCCGCCTACGTAAAAATCGGCGGCGCTTCCATAACGGATCTGGTATTGCAATCCATTAACGATGCGCTGGATTTTTTCAAAAACCTTGAACTCGACGAGAACGACCAACAGATTGCCCGGCGCATCCTGACCGAAATCAATAACCGCCTGGAATACATGGTACGGGTAGGCTTGGGGTACCTTACGCTCAATCGCCTGACCAATTCGCTGTCGGGTGGTGAATTCCAACGGATCAAACTGGCCACCTCGCTCGGGAGCGCGCTGGTGGGTTCCATGTACATTCTGGACGAGCCCAGCATCGGTCTGCACCCCCGCGACACGCAGCGGCTGGTGGGTGTACTCGAATCGCTGCGCGACCTGGGCAATACGGTCATTGTGGTCGAGCATGAGGAAGAGGTGATGCACGCCGCCGATCAGATCATCGACATTGGGCCCGAAGCGGGCACGGGCGGCGGGCAATTGGTTTTTCAGGGCGACTGGGACACCATCAAAGCGTACGGAGAAGCCGCCCGGGAAACGACCAGCGCCCATTCCTACACGCTGGATTTCCTGCTGGGCGACGATTCTATTCCGGTACCCACCTTTCGTCGGAAATTCACGCATTTTCTGGAAATCAAAGGCGCACGGGAAAATAATCTCAAAGACGTACAGGTCAAATTTCCCCTGGGTACCCTGACTGTGGTGACGGGCGTGAGCGGTTCGGGCAAATCGACGCTGGTGCGTAAACTGCTGTACCCCGCCCTGATGCGCAGCAAAGGCGAGTACGGCGAGGACGTGGGTAAATTTGACGAACTGAGCGGTAGCCTCGATCGCGTGGAGGCCGTAGAAATGATTGACCAGAATCCGATTGGCAAGTCATCGCGCTCCAATCCCGTCACCTATATTAAAGCCTATGACTACATTCGTCAGATGATGGCCGACTTACCTTTGGCGAAAGCGCGGGGTTACAAGCCCTCGCACTTTTCGTTCAATGTGGATGGCGGTCGCTGTGAAGTGTGCCAGGGCGAAGGTCAGGTCAAAATCGAGATGCAGTTCATGGCCGATATTTACCTCACCTGCGAGGGTTGCGACGGCCGCCGGTTCAAGCAGGAGATTCTGGAAGTCAAATACCATGATAAGGACGTGGCTGATATTCTGGATATGACCGTGGACGACGCTATCGCTTTTTTCAAAGGCAACGAGGACCGGCTGGTCGAAAAGCTGCAACCCTTGCAGGATGTGGGGCTGGGCTATGTGACGCTGGGGCAGTCGTCCAACACGCTGTCGGGCGGGGAGGCACAGCGGGTCAAGCTGGCTTCGTTTCTGGGAAAAGGAAATTCCAACAAAGGCAAAACGCTCTTCATCTTCGACGAACCGACCACCGGACTGCATTTTCATGATATCAAGAAACTGTTGGCGGCCATCAACGCGCTGGTCGATCAGGGCGATAGCGTGATCATCATCGAACACAACATGGAAGTCATCAAAAGCGCCGACTGGATCATCGACCTGGGTCCCGACGGCGGCGATGGCGGCGGCTACATCACCTTTACAGGTACCCCCGAAGAAATGGTACATCTGGAAGGAAACCACACGGCGGATTATCTGAAGGGGAAGATTAGTTTATAA
- a CDS encoding dipeptide epimerase, whose translation MTLHYHTFDLRLKHTFTIAHDSRDVQPTLIVELREGTLCGYGEATSNKYYGISIEGMKAALENVRKLVEGAEWGTPEVLWEMTHPFLKENPFAQCALDEAAHDLFAKRQGKKLYEVWGLSVGNNPITDYTIGIAPVEKMVEKMREFPWPLYKIKLGTADDLAIVRKLRQHTEAPFRVDANCAWTTEQTIAYAPELKALGVEFIEQPLPAHDKTGMERVFAESALPVIADESCIIESDVDACAGLFHGINIKLTKCGGLTPARRMVARARKLGLKTMVGCMNESSVGISAIAQLLPLLDYVDMDGTLLIANDPAAGVTFDYGKIIYAAENGTGAQLKQ comes from the coding sequence ATGACCTTACACTACCACACATTCGACCTGCGGCTAAAGCATACGTTCACCATCGCGCACGATTCGCGCGATGTGCAACCTACCCTGATCGTGGAATTGCGGGAAGGTACCTTATGCGGGTACGGGGAAGCTACCTCCAATAAGTACTACGGCATTTCGATCGAAGGCATGAAGGCCGCTCTTGAAAATGTGCGCAAGCTTGTGGAAGGCGCTGAATGGGGTACCCCCGAGGTACTTTGGGAAATGACGCATCCATTTCTGAAAGAGAATCCTTTTGCCCAGTGCGCGCTCGATGAAGCCGCTCATGATCTTTTTGCCAAACGGCAGGGTAAAAAACTGTACGAAGTGTGGGGGCTTTCCGTGGGGAACAATCCCATTACCGACTACACCATCGGCATAGCGCCTGTAGAAAAGATGGTTGAGAAAATGCGCGAATTTCCCTGGCCGCTGTACAAAATCAAGCTGGGAACGGCGGATGACCTGGCCATCGTCCGGAAACTGCGCCAGCATACGGAGGCTCCGTTCCGGGTAGATGCCAACTGCGCCTGGACTACCGAACAGACGATCGCCTACGCGCCCGAATTGAAAGCTTTGGGCGTGGAGTTTATCGAGCAGCCCCTGCCCGCCCACGACAAAACGGGCATGGAACGGGTATTTGCCGAAAGTGCGCTGCCGGTGATCGCTGATGAAAGCTGTATCATCGAAAGCGACGTGGATGCCTGCGCGGGCCTTTTCCACGGAATCAATATCAAGCTTACCAAATGCGGCGGCCTCACACCCGCCCGGCGCATGGTTGCCCGTGCGCGTAAACTGGGCCTCAAAACCATGGTGGGCTGTATGAACGAAAGCAGCGTAGGCATTTCGGCCATCGCACAACTGCTGCCCCTGCTCGACTACGTAGATATGGATGGTACCCTGCTCATTGCCAACGATCCGGCGGCGGGCGTTACATTTGACTATGGAAAGATAATCTACGCTGCTGAAAACGGTACCGGGGCCCAACTCAAACAGTAG